Sequence from the Leptolyngbyaceae cyanobacterium genome:
GCCTTCACTCCCATAACAAACTTTCGTCACAACTCTTCTAAGACGACTCCATGATTTTTCGGTTTGATAACATAAAGAACGATACCAAGTTGAACTAGGAACTAACGCTCTGACTACTTCTAAATCTTCATTTTTCTCAAAAAGGCTTTCCATCAATTCAACAATCGGTTCAAGTTTTCTAGAATATTCATTTTTAGCTTTCTCAATCGTTTGATTAGCTCTTAACTTTAATTGGCGATTAGTCGCCATAGCTATCGCATATTCAACGCCTTTTTGTTCTTCGCAGAAATTAAAGATTTCTTCTCGCGCATAAGCGCTATCGCCCCGCACTAGAATCTGAGTAGTTGGCCATTCTTTTCTAATTAATCCAATCACTCTTTGTAATTCTTCTAATGCTCCTTCTGCTGGGTCTACATTAGATGGACGCAGCTTGGCTACCAATAAATGATGTCCACAAAAAATATATAAAGGAGCGTAACAAACTCCTTGATAATAAGTATTGAAAAAAGCTCCTTCCTGATTGCCATGTACTCGATCGTCTGTAACATCCATGTCCAAAATAATTTGAGAAGGAGGCTTTTGATAAGACTGTAAAAAGATGTCAACAAAAAGGTTTTCTATCTTTTTGGGGTCATGTTCAATCCGATGATAACGACTATTTTCTTGATTGAGGATAGTTTCGGGACAATACTCTAATCGATTAATTGTACTTTTTCCCGCCAAACTTCTTTGATTTGATTCTAATTTATCAAGTTTTTCTAAGGCGATAGCTAAAGCTGCATCATCACGTAATTTGTCGTGGTCATTGACATCTTCATAACCTAATATGAGTCCATAAATTCTTTGGGTGACTAATTGCTCAACTGAATAATCTATATAAGACGAATTTCTATAATCTTGAAAACAATCAGCGAATTGCTGGCTAATTTTTAATCTTTTATCTAATTCAGCTATTAAAATAATTCCGGCATTTGAGGTGATTCTCCCTCCCGAAAAATTAGCGATGATTTCTTTTCCTTTAACTTTTCCTAAATTGAATTCTTTACAAGCTTTTTTTCGAGGATTGGAAGTCATAAACTGAGTAACATTAGCTTTTTAACTCTTCAATTATAGCAGATTTATTCATCCGATAATTGATAATTAATAACTTTAATTGTCATCGAAAAATCGTGGTTAATTTTTCATTTCTTACACTTCTAATTCCTAATAATTTTGAATTGATACCAGTTCACACACTGTTGGATGTGGAAACTGGTTGTTTGCACGCTAAAACCCTTATCCAGTAATGGTTTTGTGGTTGGCGATCGCAAATTTTGTGAGAAATGCGGGTTAATACGCAGCTTTTCTCCTTCTGGCCATTCCAGCACCACTTTGTCTCCCAATGCTTGCAGTTCTAGTAACAGTTCCAAGCAGTTTTCTGAGTCTTCTATTAACCATTCACCGTCTTCTTCTTCCATTCGAGTCAAA
This genomic interval carries:
- a CDS encoding IS1380 family transposase; the encoded protein is MTSNPRKKACKEFNLGKVKGKEIIANFSGGRITSNAGIILIAELDKRLKISQQFADCFQDYRNSSYIDYSVEQLVTQRIYGLILGYEDVNDHDKLRDDAALAIALEKLDKLESNQRSLAGKSTINRLEYCPETILNQENSRYHRIEHDPKKIENLFVDIFLQSYQKPPSQIILDMDVTDDRVHGNQEGAFFNTYYQGVCYAPLYIFCGHHLLVAKLRPSNVDPAEGALEELQRVIGLIRKEWPTTQILVRGDSAYAREEIFNFCEEQKGVEYAIAMATNRQLKLRANQTIEKAKNEYSRKLEPIVELMESLFEKNEDLEVVRALVPSSTWYRSLCYQTEKSWSRLRRVVTKVCYGSEG